One window from the genome of Elaeis guineensis isolate ETL-2024a chromosome 5, EG11, whole genome shotgun sequence encodes:
- the LOC105045838 gene encoding calcium-dependent protein kinase 3-like isoform X1, with protein MGNCCRSPAAVAREDVKSHFPAAHHHQAAGAGAKNHHHHHHHNGAGGVHPKRLTVLIDGACDAALAGGIEEKYLLDRELGRGEFGVTYLCMDRDTKEVLACKSISKRKLRTAIDVEDVRREVAIMRHLPKSPSIVSLKEACEDENAVHLVMELCEGGELFDRIVARGHYTERAAAAVTRTIVEVVQLCHRHGVIHRDLKPENFLFANKKENSPLKAIDFGLSIFFKPGEKFSEIVGSPYYMAPEVLKRNYGPEIDIWSAGVILYILLCGVPPFWAETEQGVAQAILRGIIDFKREPWPSVSENAKNLVRQMLEPDPKLRLTAKQVLEHPWLQNAKKAPNVPLGDVVKSRLKQFSRMNRFKRRALRVIADHLSIEEVEDIKDMFKMMDTDNDGSVSYEELKNGLAKFGSHLVESEVQMLIEAVDTNGKGKLDYGEFVAVSLHLQRMANDEHLHRAFSYFDKDGNGYIEPEELREALVEDGTGATDSMDVANDILQEVDTDKVILYQLLESIPSFFIANKLFQMFVHLQDGRISYDEFVAMMKTGTDWRKASRHYSRGRFNSLSVRLMKDGSLSLGGE; from the exons ATGGGCAACTGCTGCCGCTCGCCGGCCGCCGTCGCACGGGAGGACGTCAAGTCCCACTTCCCTGCCGCACACCACCACCAAGCCGCCGGCGCCGGCGCCAagaaccaccaccaccaccaccaccacaatGGCGCCGGCGGCGTCCACCCCAAGCGGCTGACCGTCCTCATCGATGGCGCCTGCGACGCCGCCCTCGCCGGTGGCATCGAGGAGAAGTACCTCCTTGACCGTGAGCTTGGAAGAGGGGAGTTCGGGGTCACCTATCTCTGTATGGACCGCGATACGAAGGAGGTTCTTGCCTGCAAGTCGATCTCGAAGCGGAAGCTCCGGACGGCCATCGACGTCGAGGACGTCCGGCGGGAGGTGGCGATCATGCGGCACCTCCCCAAAAGCCCCAGCATTGTGAGCTTGAAGGAGGCGTGCGAGGACGAGAATGCGGTGCATTTGGTGATGGAGTTGTGCGAGGGTGGGGAGCTCTTCGACCGCATCGTGGCGCGGGGGCATTACACCGAACGGGCCGCCGCCGCCGTCACCCGGACCATCGTCGAGGTCGTCCAGCTCTGCCACCGGCATGGAGTAATCCACCGGGACCTCAAGCCGGAGAACTTCCTCTTTGCCAACAAGAAGGAGAACTCGCCGTTGAAGGCGATCGATTTCGGGTTGTCTATATTCTTCAAGCCTG GAGAAAAATTCTCTGAGATTGTAGGAAGTCCATACTACATGGCACCTGAAGTGCTAAAGCGGAATTATGGGCCAGAGATAGATATATGGAGTGCAGGAGTAATTCTCTACATTCTATTATGTGGAGTTCCCCCATTTTGGGCTG AAACTGAACAAGGGGTTGCACAAGCCATTCTTCGGGGGATTATAGATTTTAAGCGTGAACCATGGCCAAGTGTTTCAGAAAATGCTAAGAATCTGGTCCGACAGATGTTGGAGCCTGACCCAAAACTTAGACTAACAGCAAAGCAAGTTCTAG AACATCCTTGGCTTCAAAATGCTAAAAAAGCTCCAAATGTTCCTCTTGGAGATGTTGTCAAGTCAAGGCTCAAACAGTTTTCAAGGATGAATAGATTTAAGAGGAGAGCTTTAAGG GTCATTGCAGATCATTTGTCTATTGAAGAAGTCGAAGACATAAAAGATATGTTTAAGATGATGGACACTGATAATGATGGTAGTGTTTCATATGAGGAACTGAAAAATGGACTTGCAAAATTTGGTTCCCATCTTGTGGAGTCTGAAGTGCAGATGCTTATTGAAGCT GTAGATACGAATGGAAAAGGAAAGCTAGACTATGGGGAGTTTGTTGCAGTATCTCTTCATTTACAGAGGATGGCAAATGATGAGCATCTCCACAGAGCCTTCTCATACTTTGATAAGGACGGCAATGGCTACATTGAGCCGGAGGAGCTTCGAGAGGCTCTGGTGGAAGATGGAACTGGGGCTACCGACAGCATGGATGTAGCAAATGATATCTTACAGGAAGTCGACACTGACAAGGTAATTCTTTACCAGCTGCTGGAATCAATCCCTTCTTTTTTCATTGCTAACAAGCTCTTCCAAATGTTTGTACATTTGCAGGATGGACGAATCAGCTATGATGAATTTGTGGCGATGATGAAGACTGGAACAGATTGGAGGAAGGCATCACGGCACTACTCGAGAGGAAGATTCAACAGTCTTAGTGTCAGACTAATGAAGGATGGTTCGCTAAGCCTAGGTGGTGAGTGA
- the LOC105046171 gene encoding omega-3 fatty acid desaturase, chloroplastic produces MAQQMVRLWSCLSLPKASLFYGWGWGWGLAKAEKVAARKEEEENFDPANPPPFRLGEIRAAIPTHCWVKDPWRSMSYVARDGVAVVGLVAMAMLLDSWVVWPFYWLAQGTMFWAIFVLGHDCGHGSFSDSARLNSIVGHFLHTGILVPYHGWRISHRKHHQNHGHVDRDESWHPLSEKTYRDLGSLSRKLRFSKPFPLFAFPLYLWSRSPGKQGSHFHPGSDLFHPNERSDVITSTICWLAMVAMLLSLSWVIGPVPMLKLYGAPYIVFIMWLAFVTYLHHHGHAKKIPWYRGKEWSYLRGALTTLDRDYGWINNIHHDIGTHVIHHLFPQIPHYNLVEATEAARPVLGKYYREPQKSGPFPFHLFGILARSLRIDHFVSDVGDVICYQTDPQLHGGWQDKSE; encoded by the exons ATGGCGCAACAAATGGTGAGGCTTTGGAGTTGCCTCTCGCTCCCCAAAGCCTCCCTCTTCTATGGCTGGGGCTGGGGCTGGGGTCTGGCCAAGGCCGAAAAGGTGGCGGcgagaaaagaggaggaagaaaactTCGATCCGGCGAACCCACCACCATTCCGGCTGGGGGAGATCCGGGCAGCCATACCAACCCATTGCTGGGTGAAGGATCCATGGCGGTCGATGAGCTACGTAGCGAGGGACGGAGTCGCCGTCGTCGGGCTTGTCGCCATGGCGATGCTCTTGGACAGTTGGGTGGTGTGGCCATTCTATTGGCTGGCCCAAGGGACCATGTTCTGGGCTATCTTTGTGCTCGGCCATGACTG TGGACATGGGAGCTTCTCGGACAGTGCAAGGCTGAACAGTATCGTGGGACACTTCCTTCACACTGGCATTCTGGTGCCGTACCATGGATG GAGGATTAGCCACAGAAAGCACCACCAGAACCATGGGCACGTGGACAGGGACGAGTCATGGCACCCG TTATCTGAGAAGACCTACAGAGATTTGGGCTCTCTTAGTCGAAAGCTGCGGTTTTCCAAACCTTTTCCCTTGTTCGCATTCCCTCTTTATTTG TGGTCGAGAAGCCCTGGAAAGCAAGGCTCACACTTCCACCCGGGCAGCGACTTGTTCCATCCAAATGAGAGAAGTGATGTCATTACATCTACCATCTGCTGGTTGGCAATGGTGGCCATGCTTCTAAGTCTGTCATGGGTGATTGGTCCTGTCCCAATGCTCAAACTTTATGGTGCACCCTATATT GTCTTCATTATGTGGTTGGCTTTTGTCACCTATTTGCATCACCATGGCCACGCCAAGAAGATCCCATGGTATCGAGGCAAG GAATGGAGCTACCTGCGAGGAGCGCTGACGACGCTCGATCGGGACTATGGATGGATCAACAACATCCACCATGATATTGGAACTCATGTGATACACCACCTCTTCCCCCAAATACCCCATTACAATCTAGTAGAAGCT ACGGAAGCAGCTAGACCTGTGCTTGGAAAATACTATCGAGAACCTCAGAAGTCTGGTCCTTTTCCATTTCACCTATTTGGCATTCTCGCAAGGAGCTTGAGAATTGATCATTTTGTGAGTGATGTAGGAGATGTTATCTGCTACCAGACCGACCCTCAACTGCATGGTGGCTGGCAGGATAAGTCCGAATGA
- the LOC105045838 gene encoding calcium-dependent protein kinase 3-like isoform X2 — MGNCCRSPAAVAREDVKSHFPAAHHHQAAGAGAKNHHHHHHHNGAGGVHPKRLTVLIDGACDAALAGGIEEKYLLDRELGRGEFGVTYLCMDRDTKEVLACKSISKRKLRTAIDVEDVRREVAIMRHLPKSPSIVSLKEACEDENAVHLVMELCEGGELFDRIVARGHYTERAAAAVTRTIVEVVQLCHRHGVIHRDLKPENFLFANKKENSPLKAIDFGLSIFFKPGEKFSEIVGSPYYMAPEVLKRNYGPEIDIWSAGVILYILLCGVPPFWAETEQGVAQAILRGIIDFKREPWPSVSENAKNLVRQMLEPDPKLRLTAKQVLEHPWLQNAKKAPNVPLGDVVKSRLKQFSRMNRFKRRALRVIADHLSIEEVEDIKDMFKMMDTDNDGSVSYEELKNGLAKFGSHLVESEVQMLIEAVDTNGKGKLDYGEFVAVSLHLQRMANDEHLHRAFSYFDKDGNGYIEPEELREALVEDGTGATDSMDVANDILQEVDTDKDGRISYDEFVAMMKTGTDWRKASRHYSRGRFNSLSVRLMKDGSLSLGGE; from the exons ATGGGCAACTGCTGCCGCTCGCCGGCCGCCGTCGCACGGGAGGACGTCAAGTCCCACTTCCCTGCCGCACACCACCACCAAGCCGCCGGCGCCGGCGCCAagaaccaccaccaccaccaccaccacaatGGCGCCGGCGGCGTCCACCCCAAGCGGCTGACCGTCCTCATCGATGGCGCCTGCGACGCCGCCCTCGCCGGTGGCATCGAGGAGAAGTACCTCCTTGACCGTGAGCTTGGAAGAGGGGAGTTCGGGGTCACCTATCTCTGTATGGACCGCGATACGAAGGAGGTTCTTGCCTGCAAGTCGATCTCGAAGCGGAAGCTCCGGACGGCCATCGACGTCGAGGACGTCCGGCGGGAGGTGGCGATCATGCGGCACCTCCCCAAAAGCCCCAGCATTGTGAGCTTGAAGGAGGCGTGCGAGGACGAGAATGCGGTGCATTTGGTGATGGAGTTGTGCGAGGGTGGGGAGCTCTTCGACCGCATCGTGGCGCGGGGGCATTACACCGAACGGGCCGCCGCCGCCGTCACCCGGACCATCGTCGAGGTCGTCCAGCTCTGCCACCGGCATGGAGTAATCCACCGGGACCTCAAGCCGGAGAACTTCCTCTTTGCCAACAAGAAGGAGAACTCGCCGTTGAAGGCGATCGATTTCGGGTTGTCTATATTCTTCAAGCCTG GAGAAAAATTCTCTGAGATTGTAGGAAGTCCATACTACATGGCACCTGAAGTGCTAAAGCGGAATTATGGGCCAGAGATAGATATATGGAGTGCAGGAGTAATTCTCTACATTCTATTATGTGGAGTTCCCCCATTTTGGGCTG AAACTGAACAAGGGGTTGCACAAGCCATTCTTCGGGGGATTATAGATTTTAAGCGTGAACCATGGCCAAGTGTTTCAGAAAATGCTAAGAATCTGGTCCGACAGATGTTGGAGCCTGACCCAAAACTTAGACTAACAGCAAAGCAAGTTCTAG AACATCCTTGGCTTCAAAATGCTAAAAAAGCTCCAAATGTTCCTCTTGGAGATGTTGTCAAGTCAAGGCTCAAACAGTTTTCAAGGATGAATAGATTTAAGAGGAGAGCTTTAAGG GTCATTGCAGATCATTTGTCTATTGAAGAAGTCGAAGACATAAAAGATATGTTTAAGATGATGGACACTGATAATGATGGTAGTGTTTCATATGAGGAACTGAAAAATGGACTTGCAAAATTTGGTTCCCATCTTGTGGAGTCTGAAGTGCAGATGCTTATTGAAGCT GTAGATACGAATGGAAAAGGAAAGCTAGACTATGGGGAGTTTGTTGCAGTATCTCTTCATTTACAGAGGATGGCAAATGATGAGCATCTCCACAGAGCCTTCTCATACTTTGATAAGGACGGCAATGGCTACATTGAGCCGGAGGAGCTTCGAGAGGCTCTGGTGGAAGATGGAACTGGGGCTACCGACAGCATGGATGTAGCAAATGATATCTTACAGGAAGTCGACACTGACAAG GATGGACGAATCAGCTATGATGAATTTGTGGCGATGATGAAGACTGGAACAGATTGGAGGAAGGCATCACGGCACTACTCGAGAGGAAGATTCAACAGTCTTAGTGTCAGACTAATGAAGGATGGTTCGCTAAGCCTAGGTGGTGAGTGA